CTATTAAATATAGAAAATCAAAAGGAGAGTTTTGATAAAGATGATAATTTGCGAGGATTTTATAATCCTTCGAACAAAACAATTTTAATTGAAGAAAATACCTTTAAAATTTCATTTGAGGGATTTCACAATGCTTCAAATTTCTTATTTGCTTATGCAGTTGCTAAAGAGCTAGGCATTGATTTTGAAAGTTTTAATAAATTTGATTTTGTAAGTTTAGGTGGAAGAAATAAAATTCTTAAATCAGTAAAAACAACAATATATGATGAATCATATAATGCTTCGCCAGAGTCGGTAAAAGCATGTATTAAAAACCTGATTGAAAAACCGAGAAATAAATTTTTTATATTTGGAAGTATGCAAGAATTGGGAGAAGAATCTGAAAAATATCATAAAGAAATATTCAACTTAATAAATAATTCAGACATAGAAAAGTGTTTATTTATTTGCGATAAAAAAAATGAAAAAATTTACACCAATTATCTAAAAGATAAGAAAAAATTTTTAGTTTTAAATAATATTAAAGATGTGCCTAAAGAGATAAACAAATCTACAAAAAAAGGGGATTCTATTCTTATAAAAGGGAGCAGATGTTGGCAACTTGAAAAAATTATTGAATTAATTAATTAGATTAGGATTTCTTTCTTTCCCAATTTTCTATATTCACTTGCTTAGTTCTTGAGATTGCTAATGAATTATCTTTGGAGTCTTTTGTGATCACTGAACCAGCTCCAGTTGTAACTGATTCCCCGATATTAATTGGCGCTACAAAAACTGTATTTGCACCAATACTGGAATTTTTACCAATTTTTGTTTGATGTTTTTTCTGACCATCAAAATTTGCAGTAATAGTACCTGCTCCAATATTTGTAGAGCTTCCAATAATAGAATCGCCAATATAACTTAAATGATTTACTTTAGATTCTTCCTCTAATTGACTATTTTTGATTTCAACAAAATTACCTATTTTGCTAAAGGAAGATATTTTGGAATTAGGTCTTATATGACTATAAGGGCCAATTTTTACAGAATCTATTATCTGAGATGCATAAACAGTAGAGTTTGAAATTTCACAATTTAGTCCCACATTAGAATTATCAATAAAAGTATTTGGTCCGATAATGCAATTACTTTTTATTTTGGTTTTTCCTCTTATATGTGTATTAGCCTCTATAATTACATCCTTACCAATTTCAGCTTCTTCACTAATTGAACAACTTGCTTTGTTTATAAAAGTTACACCATTCAGCATATGCTTTTCTTTAATTGAATTCTGAATACTTTCCTCGCACTCTGACAGTTGAATTCTATTATTAATTCCTTGAAGCTCTCCATTATCCTCTACCTCGAGGCCTAAGGAATTTTTTAGCAAAGATACCGTATCTGTTAAGTAAATCTCTTTTTGATTATTATTGCTTTGCAAGGTATTAATTATTCCTGACAAGTTACTCCAGTTAAAACAGTAAATACCTGCATTTATTAATGGATTTTCTCTTTCTAGATCATTGCAATCTTTTTCTTCAACAATTCTCTCTATAAAATCACCCTTCAAAAAAACTCTGCCATATCCATGAGGATTTGTTTTCTTTGTAGTAATTAAAGAAACATCAGCATTTTTTGAATCATGTAAATACAAAAGTCTTTTTAGAGTGCTAGGTCTAATTAGTGGCACATCTCCGTTAAGTACCAATAGTGTTCCTTCATGATTTTTTACTTCTCTACAAAGTACCTGTATAGCATGACCGGTTCCTGATTGAGGTTCTTGAATAACAAAATGGATTTTTTTATCGTTTGGGACTGACTTTTGTACTTCTTTTGATTTGTGCCCAGTAATTACGAAAATTTGATCAGGTTTTAATGCGACACATGAATCAATTACCCTTTGTAGAAGACTTTTGCCAGAAATTTTATGTAAAACTTTTGGCAATGAGCTTTCCATCCTAGTGCCCTTGCCCGCTGCTAATATCGCAACACTTAACATGTTTATTTGAAATACTTATTTAAATCTAACTCTTAATGGATAACTTCGTCATTCCCCATTTCTCCCTCCATTTTTTTGTCGATAATAGATTTGAGAATAATTGCTCATCTAATCTTCTATTGATTATATCGTCTTTACTTGAGTTTAAATCTTTATCTCTATATGGAATACTAGCTTTAGTTAAGAGATGTTCTTCTTCCATTAAAGATAACTTCTCGAAATTGAAATTAGGTTTAAATTTATTCTCATCAAATTTTGATATTGCGACAGTTCCCTGACTCCAAAAAGTTCTGTTTTTAAAACTAGGCTTAATAGTAAAAATGTCTAATCCAAGATTTCTTAAAGTTTTTCTTACTGCTGCTGAAGAAGAATAAGTTATTAAATAACCCTGAGAATTAAGATTTTCTATGACTTTAGATAAAAATTCAATTGTCCATACTTGTGGGCATTTTTGAGGAGAAAAACCATCTAAATAAATCAGATCGAATTTAATAGATGAAGGAATAATGTTGATTTTTTCTCTAGCATCACCCCACAAAATACTGCACTTAAAAAATTGATCCTCAAAGTAATCTTTTTGATAAAGTGATTCAAATATTGTTCTGACTTTTGGAGCCCATAATTTAAAAAAAGATTCATTTCTAAGCGAATATTCAAGAGGCTTTTTATCAATCTCTAACGCATACAAATTCAAATAGGATTTTTGTTTAATCAATTCATCTAATAAAGAAGCAGAATTGTATCCTAAACCAAAACATATATCCAAAACATTAAGAGATTTTCCCTTAAATCTTTGCAAATTAGAAGTAGCTGTAAACTTTGACTTTGTTTCCTCCAATGCGCCCAATAAACTATGGAAGTTCTCTTGAAAAAAAACACTTCTTAGAGAGTAACTACCATCTTTAGTTAAAACTTCTATTAATTCAGACAAAAACTTTTTAGGCTAGTTAGTTAGTTTGGCCAGTTCTTCCCAAAAAGTGGGATACGAGACGCTAGCTGCATCTGCTCTCATAATTTTTGAGGTACCTTTGGCAAGAAGTGAAGCAATAGCAAGACTCATTGCTACTCGATGATCTGTCTCACTATCTACTTCCGCAGAATGAAATTTTGATTGCCCATTAATAATTAACCCATCCTCTTTTTCTGTTATTTCAGCACCGAATTTTTGTAACTGTCGTGCCATGACTTTTAATCGATCTGTCTCCTTAACTCTTAATTCTTGTGCATCTTTAATTTCAGAAACTCCATTACAAAAACAGGCAGCCACAGTAAGGATAGGAATTTCATCTATAAGTTTTGGGAGAATATCTCCTTCAATAGTGAATGATCTTAAATTATTTGAAGTCTTTACTTTAATAGATCCAATAGGTTCACCTGCAATAGTCGATTTATCTAAAATCTCATAATTACACCCCATTGAATCCATTACATTTAAAATCCCTGTTCTAGTCGGATTTAGTCCGACATTCTGAATTAAAATTTCAGAATTTGGAACAATAGATGCAGCAATCATCCAAAAAGAAGCAGAGCTTATGTCACCAGGAATCAATATTCTCTGGCCAATTAAGTTGCCCCCTGACTTGATAACTACATTCCTTCCTAGTTCTCCTCTGATACTTATGTCTGCTCCAAAAGCTTTTAACATTCTTTCAGTATGATCTCTTGAAGATGCTGGTTCAATAACAGAAGTGGTTCCAGAAGCTTGGAGGCCTGCCAATAAGATTGCAGATTTTACTTGAGCACTCGCTACAGGGGTTCCTATAACACACCCTTTTAATTTATTCCCATCAATTGAGATTGGAGCTTTGTTTCCTTTTTCTCTTCCAAAAATTTTGCCACCCATTAACGATAACGGTTTGCCCACTCTCCCCATTGGCCTTTCATTTAGAGAAATGTCACCTGTTAAGATAAAATTCCTGCCTTCTTGACCGGCAAGTAACCCCATTAATAATCTCATGGTGGTTCCCGAATTCCCACAATTTAGAATTTCTTTTGGCTCTTTAAATCCATCAAGACCCAAACCTGAAATAGTAAAAGGCTCATTTTTTTTTATTTCTGGTATATTTACACCTAACTTTCTAAGACAATCAGCAGTTGAAAGTGGGTCTTCAGAATGTAAGAAACCCTCAATAGTAGTCTCACCCTTAGCAATACTTCCTATTATTAGAGCTCTATGAGAAATAGATTTATCTCCAGGTACTTTTACTTTTCCTTTTAAATTAACTCCACCTTTTATTGTGCGGATATTATACATTTTCAAATTAAATACTTGATAAGATTTCTGTAAAAACAAATTAGTTATATATTATCAATAAGTTTGTTTTTAAAAAAAAAATTATCAAATTAAGTAACTGTTTTCTATAATAAATTCAGAAAAAAGGATTTGATTATTAATCTTACTTATTACCACGTTGCAAAGGATGTTCCTGAAAATAGTCCAGAAATTGCAATTGTAATCGATGTTTTAAGAGCCACAACCACAATTTCTTGGGCTTTAAAAAACGGAGCTGATGCAATACAAGTTTTTGCAGATTTAGATTTATTAAAAGAATCTGCAATTAAGTGGCAAGCTGAAAAGAGACTAATGCTTGGAGAGAGAGGCGGAAAAAAGATTGAGGGCTTTGATTTAGGCAATTCTCCTTTATCAGTTACAAAAAAAGTTGTTAATGGTAAAAGACTATTTATGAGTACGACTAATGGGACTAAATCATTGCAAAAAGTCCAAAATGCTAAGCATTTATTTGCTATGGGTCTCCCAAATAGGAAAGCAGTTGCCGAAAAAATCATTTCATTAAAAAGTGAAAATGTTTTAATACTTGGTAGTGGTTGGGAAGGCTCTTATTCACTTGAGGATTCTTTAGCTGCTGGTGCTTTGGCTTCATACCTTAAACAGAACTGTGATTTCGAAATTAATATTCTGAATGACGAATTACAAGCTGCTTTGGCACTTTGGGATGTCTGGAAAAATGATATTTTGAAATGTTTAAAAACAGCAACCCATGGCAAAAGATTGACAAGTCTTGGAGATTATGAGGATGATTTTAGATGTTGCTCTGAACTTGATTGCTTAGATATTGTTCCAGCTCAAGTTGAAAGAGGTGTGATTCGTGCCTCATGATTTACGAATTGGTTCATTAGGAGTAAAGTCTTGACTGATTTTTTGGTAGCTGCATTGCAAATTACAAGTACTTCAAATGTTGAAGCAAATTTTACTGAAGCAGAAGAACAGATTGAACTAGCTGCTAGAAGAGGTGCTGAATTAATAGGATTGCCTGAGAATTTTGCTTTTTTAGGAGGAGATGATGAAAAGCTTAGATTAGCTTCTGAATTGTCAGAAAAGTGTGCAAATTTCCTAAAAACCATGTCTCAAAGATATCAAGTATTTCTTTTGGGAGGAGGGTATCCTGTCCCTGCCGGTGATGATAGTCATACTTTTAATAGGTCAGCCTTATTTGGGAAAGATGGACAGATATTGGCAAAATACGACAAGATTCACTTGTTTGATGTTGATTTGCCAGATGGAAATTTATACAAGGAATCGTCCACTATTTTATCTGGGGCAGAGTATCCACCAGTTGTAGATGTCCCAGGTTTATGCAAAATAGGATTATCGATTTGTTACGACGTTAGATTTCCTGAACTTTATAGATATTTGTCTTCGAATGGAGCAGAGCTAATTATGATTCCCGCAGCTTTTACAGCATTCACTGGAAAAGATCATTGGCAAATCCTTTTGCAAGCAAGAGCAATTGAGAATACAGCATATGTAGTCGCTCCAGCTCAAACTGGAATTCATTATGGGAGAAGGCAAAGTCATGGTCATGCAATGGTAATTGACCCTTGGGGGACAGTTTTATCTGATGCAGGAAAGACTCAGGGAGCCGCAATAGCTCCTGCTGATAAAGAAAGAGTAAAGAAAATTAGGGAGCAGATGCCAAGCCTTAAACATAGAAAAATTAAATTGTTTTCAAACTAATGATAAAGTTTTTAGATAATAAACTTTTTCGTTATTTATCCGTTTTTTTATTTTTAAATTCTTCAATCCTCCCAGTTAAATCTTCAAGTGCTCTTGCGGCATGGGCTATAAACACTAATGGGGTTTTAGAATTAAGAACCAAATCAAATTCAAATTTAAAAGCATATTTTCAGAAGGCTACCCAAATATATGGAGATAGATTCTGGGTAGATTTTCCGGGAGAATTAAAAAATCCCAGAATTATAAAAGGTAATGGTCCAATAAAAGAAATTAGATTAGGTAAACCAAATAAGGGTAAAACAAGATTAGTAGTTGAATTTAAAGAAGACACTTATTTGAAACCTTTGACTTGGCAAATGGTTGGCTTAGATCAAAATAGATGGAGAATTAAACTATTTAACTCAAAATATTCATTTAAAAAGATTGGTGAAGGTTTAGTTGAAAAGAAAAGAGGAAATATCAAAGTAAATCAAAATTTAATTCATAAGAAGAGAAACAATTATGGTTACTTAAAATTACCAGAGGTAAAACGAAACAAGTTTGAGGTTGTAATCGATCCAGGGCATGGAGGACCTGATCCAGGAGCAATAGGTATTGGTGGTATTAGAGAAACAGATGTTGTTCTAGAGGTTTCAAAAATAGTTAAGAATTTACTTTCTGAGAAAGGTGTCAAAGTAAGGTTGACTAGAACAAATGACGTTGATTTGGATTTACCTCCAAGAGTTTCCATTGCTAATAATACGGATGCAGATATCTTTGTAAGTATTCATGCAAATGCCTCAAGAGGTAAAAGAAGGGACATAAATGGATTGGAAACCTTTTATTACAGGGGGTGGAGAGGAAGATTACTCGCGAAAAGAATTCAAAAACAAATTTTAAGAGTTTCCCCTGGGAGTCCTGATCGAGGAGTTAAACAAGGTCGATTTTATGTAATTAAAAATACTAGGATGCCTGCAGTCCTTGTAGAAATTGGATTTTTAACGGGAAGATTAGATGCAAGAAGATTAGAAAAAATAACCCATCGAAAAAGAT
The Prochlorococcus marinus XMU1411 genome window above contains:
- the glmU gene encoding bifunctional UDP-N-acetylglucosamine diphosphorylase/glucosamine-1-phosphate N-acetyltransferase GlmU, translated to MLSVAILAAGKGTRMESSLPKVLHKISGKSLLQRVIDSCVALKPDQIFVITGHKSKEVQKSVPNDKKIHFVIQEPQSGTGHAIQVLCREVKNHEGTLLVLNGDVPLIRPSTLKRLLYLHDSKNADVSLITTKKTNPHGYGRVFLKGDFIERIVEEKDCNDLERENPLINAGIYCFNWSNLSGIINTLQSNNNQKEIYLTDTVSLLKNSLGLEVEDNGELQGINNRIQLSECEESIQNSIKEKHMLNGVTFINKASCSISEEAEIGKDVIIEANTHIRGKTKIKSNCIIGPNTFIDNSNVGLNCEISNSTVYASQIIDSVKIGPYSHIRPNSKISSFSKIGNFVEIKNSQLEEESKVNHLSYIGDSIIGSSTNIGAGTITANFDGQKKHQTKIGKNSSIGANTVFVAPINIGESVTTGAGSVITKDSKDNSLAISRTKQVNIENWERKKS
- a CDS encoding MnmC family methyltransferase codes for the protein MSELIEVLTKDGSYSLRSVFFQENFHSLLGALEETKSKFTATSNLQRFKGKSLNVLDICFGLGYNSASLLDELIKQKSYLNLYALEIDKKPLEYSLRNESFFKLWAPKVRTIFESLYQKDYFEDQFFKCSILWGDAREKINIIPSSIKFDLIYLDGFSPQKCPQVWTIEFLSKVIENLNSQGYLITYSSSAAVRKTLRNLGLDIFTIKPSFKNRTFWSQGTVAISKFDENKFKPNFNFEKLSLMEEEHLLTKASIPYRDKDLNSSKDDIINRRLDEQLFSNLLSTKKWREKWGMTKLSIKS
- the aroA gene encoding 3-phosphoshikimate 1-carboxyvinyltransferase, whose product is MYNIRTIKGGVNLKGKVKVPGDKSISHRALIIGSIAKGETTIEGFLHSEDPLSTADCLRKLGVNIPEIKKNEPFTISGLGLDGFKEPKEILNCGNSGTTMRLLMGLLAGQEGRNFILTGDISLNERPMGRVGKPLSLMGGKIFGREKGNKAPISIDGNKLKGCVIGTPVASAQVKSAILLAGLQASGTTSVIEPASSRDHTERMLKAFGADISIRGELGRNVVIKSGGNLIGQRILIPGDISSASFWMIAASIVPNSEILIQNVGLNPTRTGILNVMDSMGCNYEILDKSTIAGEPIGSIKVKTSNNLRSFTIEGDILPKLIDEIPILTVAACFCNGVSEIKDAQELRVKETDRLKVMARQLQKFGAEITEKEDGLIINGQSKFHSAEVDSETDHRVAMSLAIASLLAKGTSKIMRADAASVSYPTFWEELAKLTN
- a CDS encoding 2-phosphosulfolactate phosphatase family protein produces the protein MNLTYYHVAKDVPENSPEIAIVIDVLRATTTISWALKNGADAIQVFADLDLLKESAIKWQAEKRLMLGERGGKKIEGFDLGNSPLSVTKKVVNGKRLFMSTTNGTKSLQKVQNAKHLFAMGLPNRKAVAEKIISLKSENVLILGSGWEGSYSLEDSLAAGALASYLKQNCDFEINILNDELQAALALWDVWKNDILKCLKTATHGKRLTSLGDYEDDFRCCSELDCLDIVPAQVERGVIRAS
- a CDS encoding carbon-nitrogen hydrolase family protein, coding for MTDFLVAALQITSTSNVEANFTEAEEQIELAARRGAELIGLPENFAFLGGDDEKLRLASELSEKCANFLKTMSQRYQVFLLGGGYPVPAGDDSHTFNRSALFGKDGQILAKYDKIHLFDVDLPDGNLYKESSTILSGAEYPPVVDVPGLCKIGLSICYDVRFPELYRYLSSNGAELIMIPAAFTAFTGKDHWQILLQARAIENTAYVVAPAQTGIHYGRRQSHGHAMVIDPWGTVLSDAGKTQGAAIAPADKERVKKIREQMPSLKHRKIKLFSN
- a CDS encoding N-acetylmuramoyl-L-alanine amidase, translated to MIKFLDNKLFRYLSVFLFLNSSILPVKSSSALAAWAINTNGVLELRTKSNSNLKAYFQKATQIYGDRFWVDFPGELKNPRIIKGNGPIKEIRLGKPNKGKTRLVVEFKEDTYLKPLTWQMVGLDQNRWRIKLFNSKYSFKKIGEGLVEKKRGNIKVNQNLIHKKRNNYGYLKLPEVKRNKFEVVIDPGHGGPDPGAIGIGGIRETDVVLEVSKIVKNLLSEKGVKVRLTRTNDVDLDLPPRVSIANNTDADIFVSIHANASRGKRRDINGLETFYYRGWRGRLLAKRIQKQILRVSPGSPDRGVKQGRFYVIKNTRMPAVLVEIGFLTGRLDARRLEKITHRKRLAYAIAKGILEYLGKVG